In one Lycium barbarum isolate Lr01 chromosome 7, ASM1917538v2, whole genome shotgun sequence genomic region, the following are encoded:
- the LOC132603180 gene encoding protein MANNAN SYNTHESIS-RELATED 1-like has protein sequence MARDVRQVVAGLLTGSMLIMLCNMVKRDHFDPIYVENLSVQYDLIKVSKQSLVKLSDTNGGLWRDNLSLKPCWRKPLSTNEEQAKGYIFFTLIDNPEDHVTQIADAVVVAKYLGATLVLPEIRGTKRGNKRQFGDIYDIERFNTSLNGTVQVVKDPPLEASNVNITNIKVPFMVTKDFITSKIQPIFNSKGNLMLSTDMSSSTMAKAKEIIKKDNVKRTPSMDPNACLAIFGSLELQQELNQLVSTMVGTLRSLSYKTNGQFVAVDLKVESLASMCKGNVMKSKHCFDAKEIGEFLKKIGFQRHATIYLTQSGWHSSLDDFRKMFPNSFTKDAIIPAYERAKYQITKDSEFEKVIDFQICTQADVFVPTISNMFYTNVVAKRIASGKTEVLDPTQKGSSSSASAVDYVSPYISKKSHWAYSCFC, from the exons ATGGCAAGGGATGTAAGGCAAGTGGTGGCTGGATTACTAACAGGTTCTATGCTTATAATGCTTTGCAACATGGTTAAAAGAGACCATTTTGATCCTATTTATGTG GAAAACCTTTCAGTGCAATATGATTTGATTAAAGTTTCAAAGCAAAGCCTTGTTAAACTCTCAGACACAAATGGAGGACTTTGGAGGGATAACCTTTCCCTAAAACCTTGTTGGAGGAAGCCATTATCAA CAAATGAAGAGCAAGCAAAAGGCTACATCTTCTTTACGCTAATAGACAACCCTGAAGATCATGTTACACAG ATTGCTGATGCAGTGGTTGTGGCCAAATACCTTGGAGCAACTCTAGTCCTTCCTGAAATAAGAGGAACCAAAAGAGGCAATAAGAG GCAATTTGGTGATATTTATGACATAGAGAGATTCAACACAAGTTTAAATGGCACAGTTCAAGTTGTCAAAGATCCACCATTGGAAGCATCAAATGTAAACATCACTAACATAAAGGTGCCTTTCATGGTGACCAAAGACTTCATTACATCCAAAATTCAGCCAATATTCAATTCCAAAGGGAATTTAATGCTTTCAACAGACATGTCATCTTCAACTATGGCAAAAGCCAAAGAGATCATAAAAAAAGACAATGTAAAGAGAACTCCATCAATGGACCCTAATGCATGCTTAGCAATATTTGGGAGTCTTGAGTTGCAACAAGAGTTAAATCAATTGGTTAGCACAATGGTTGGGACACTAAGAAGTTTGAGTTATAAAACAAATGGACAATTTGTTGCTGTGGACTTGAAGGTTGAATCTttggcaagtatgtgtaaaggaAATGTGATGAAAAGTAAGCACTGTTTTGATGCCAAAGAGATTGGTGAGTTCTTGAAGAAGATTGGTTTTCAAAGGCATGCCACTATTTACTTGACTCAAAGTGGATGGCATAGCAGCCTTGATGATTTCAGGAAGATGTTCCCCAATAGCTTCACCAAG GATGCAATAATCCCTGCATATGAAAGGGCTAAGTACCAGATCACAAAAGATTCTGAGTTTGAGAAAGTTATTGACTTCCAAATTTGTACACAAGCTGATGTTTTTGTACCAACAATCTCCAACATGTTCTACACTAATGTTGTGGCAAAGAGAATTGCCTCAGGAAAGACAGAGGTACTTGATCCAACACAAAAAGGTTCTTCTTCATCTGCTTCTGCTGTGGACTATGTCTCTCCATACATCTCTAAGAAATCACACTGGGCTTATTCATGCTTTTGTTGA